Proteins encoded in a region of the Sebastes fasciatus isolate fSebFas1 chromosome 9, fSebFas1.pri, whole genome shotgun sequence genome:
- the pdzd7a gene encoding PDZ domain-containing protein 7a, producing MARSSHPSGLGDMTNGGGHPRFNHGGQTGGSHNTTRYMLKKQHRHRRRSSSPMGRVILINAPVDGGDDCEDIHTVTVDKSPDGRLGFSVRGGSEHGLGIFVSKVEDDSPAAQAGLTVGDKLVEVNGVSLESITMSSAVKVLTGNNRLRMVLRRVGKIPGIRYSKEKTTWVDLIHRRMVVEESGRTPSEASSDSALRRIIHLFTTSDDYCLGFNIRGGKEFGLGIYVSKLDPGGLAEQHGIKMGDQILAANGISFDDITHSNAVEVLKSHTHVMLTIREAGRYPAYKEMVAEYGWLDKLANGGPAPFSQGSDSNSSASSLSSSTPLSSLSGLSQVFFPTVFGSDMVDVAISTEDRSRRQSSAERTADTAIQTDPYPPNYPDHPSTNGSYHDRLVATETSRTVGATVLLKDTVIRGKGEWPREMGGAGEGGRSRTRTLSSGDQEVMKHSPKTEALMALSRPRKPIRRSQSHITASEDREKKKRQQKEKRSGEGKTSLQRSKTFVNLLFKKDRKEKSRSKSPSHHADKDKERGRPFQLLTSPRESRAGVKDSSPLPRPETLQLVEDMAKRLLSQDEVAAVMRHCRRFLSDNVIEDLVRPLLAILDRPEKLLLVREIRMLIPTTEVARFDSMVMPFELEAYDILKSRSARSPALRSPRTGTPRRHLITPIPDYRGGFQLQPVQDTLQERQLIEELERLRLSGQQSGHLPPSRAFTPLLDVPVDNYISSTGRSRSLSPLPTHSFLLTESPHSTQRGHQHHRSPNRRENGASRYDEVSLLSVSDRGDVASERGRSTVRNGHGRARREASPESVDGRQGRQEGYTEVSVHVPSQRQGRTPLADVFEARRDKSPSTGRESSQQLNGHSQNGHGVKRRATLPPEEYEIHTLTISKGKQSLGISISGGMESRVQPMIKIEKIFPGGAASMNEALKAGYELLSVDGESLQGVTHQHAVDVIRRAFSNKAKDPMVFVVKVSKVPTTPTSPRRPAD from the exons ATGGCTCGCTCCTCTCACCCCTCTGGCTTGGGGGACATGACAAATGGAGGAGGGCACCCCCGCTTCAACCACGGAGGCCAGACCGGGGGTTCCCACAACACCACGCGCTACATGCTGAAGAAGCAGCACCGCCACAGACGCAGGTCCTCTTCACCTATGGGCAGGGTCATTCTCATCAACGCACCTGTTGATG GAGGGGATGACTGTGAAGACATTCACACAGTGACAGTAGACAAGAGTCCAGATGGGCGGCTGGGTTTCAGTGTCCGCGGGGGCTCTGAGCATGGACTCGGCATATTTGTCAGCAAGGTGGAGGATGACAGCCCTGCAG CGCAGGCTGGGCTGACTGTGGGCGATAAGCTGGTGGAGGTGAATGGGGTCAGCCTGGAGAGCATCACCATGAGCAGCGCGGTGAAGGTCCTGACGGGCAACAACAGGCTGCGGATGGTGTTGAGGCGGGTTGGAAAGATCCCAGGCATCCGCTACTCAAAGGAGAAGACCACATG ggtggATCTGATTCACCGGCGTatggtggtggaggagagcgGCCGTACACCGTCAGAGGCCAGTTCAGACAGCGCTCTACGCAGGATCATACATCTCTTCACCACATCAGATGACTACTGTCTGGGTTTCAACATCAGAGGAGGCAAAGAGTTCGGACTGGGAATTTATGTTTCTAA GTTGGACCCGGGTGGGCTTGCCGAACAGCATGGCATCAAAATGGGCGATCAAATCCTCGCAGCCAACGGGATcagctttgatgacatcacccaTAGCAATGCAGTCGAGGTCCTGAAGAGCCACACCCACGTCATGTTGACCATCAGG GAAGCTGGGAGATACCCTGCATACAAGGAGATGGTGGCAGAATACGGCTGGCTCGACAAAC TGGCCAATGGGGGCCCTGCTCCTTTCTCCCAGGGTTCAGACTCCAACTCCTCTGCCTCCTCGTTGTCCTCCAGCACCCCTCTAAGCTCCCTCAGTGGTCTCTCTCAGGTCTTTTTCCCTACTGTCTTTGGCTCCGACATGGTAGACGTCGCCATCTCCACAGAGGACCGCTCCAGACGTCAAAGCAGCGCAGAGCGAACTGCTGACACCGCCATACAGACAGACCCCTACCCTCCAAACTACCCGGACCACCCCTCGACTAATGGGTCGTACCACGACAGGCTGGTCGCCACAGAAACCAGCCGGACTGTAGGTGCCACAGTGCTGCTGAAGGACACAGTCATACGCGGGAAAGGGGAATGGCCGAGGGAGATGGGAGGAGCTGGAGAAGGAGGGCGGTCCCGTACGAGGACGCTGTCATCTGGGGACCAGGAAGTAATGAAACACTCTCCTAAAACGGAAGCGCTGATGGCCCTGAGCAGACCACGGAAGCCAATCAGACGTTCCCAGAGCCACATCACTGCATCAG aggacagagaaaaaaagaagaggcaACAGAAGGAGAAGCGCTCGGGAGAGGGTAAAACCAGCCTGCAGCGATCTAAAACCTTTGTCAACCTGCTCTTTAAGAAAGACCGGAAAGAGAAGAGCCGCTCCAAGTCACCGTCTCACCATGCTGACAAAG ATAAGGAGCGGGGTCGTCCCTTCCAACTCTTGACCTCTCCGAGGGAATCCCGTGCTGGGGTTAAAGACAGCAGCCCGCTGCCCCGACCAGAGACCCTGCAGCTCGTGGAGGACATGGCAAAGAGACTGCTCAGCCAGGATGAGGTGGCTGCTGTGATGAGACACTGTCGGCGG TTTTTGTCCGACAATGTGATTGAGGATTTAGTGCGTCCCCTTTTGGCAATCTTGGACAGGCCAGAGAAACTGCTACTTGTCAGAGAAATAAG GATGCTGATACCTACTACTGAGGTGGCTCGGTTTGACAGCATGGTCATGCCCTTTGAGCTGGAGGCGTACGATATTCTCAAGAGTCGCTCTG CTCGTTCTCCAGCTCTGCGCTCCCCCCGCACTGGAACCCCTCGACGTCACCTCATCACCCCAATCCCAG ACTACAGAGGTGGGTTCCAGCTCCAGCCAGTCCAGGACACACTTCAGGAGCGTCAGTTGATTGAGGAGTTGGAGAGATTACGTTTGTCCGGCCAACAGTCAGGCCATCTGCCTCCATCCCGTGCCTTCACCCCTCTGCTGGATGTACCTGTGGACAACTACATCTCCTCTACTGGGCGCTCGCGCTCCCTGAGCCCCTTACCCACCCACAGCTTCCTCCTCACCGAATCACCACACAGCACCCAACGTGGGCACCAACACCATCGCTCCCCTAACAGAAGAGAGAATGGGGCGTCGCGGTATGATGAGGTCTCCTTGTTGTCAGTGTCTGACCGGGGAGACGTGGCTTCTGAACGAGGGAGGTCAACTGTGAGGAACGGTCATGGGAGAGCGAGGAGGGAGGCGAGTCCCGAGAGCGTAGATGGCAGACAGGGCAGGCAGGAGGGCTACACAGAGGTCAGCGTACATGTTCCTTCCCAACGGCAAGGGAGAACCCCGCTGGCTGATGTGTTTGAGGCCCGGAGAGACAAGAGTCCGTCCACAGGCAGAGAGAGCAGTCAGCAGCTAAATGGGCATTCACAAAATGGTCACGGTGTGAAAAGAAGAGCAACTCTGCCGCCTGAGGAGTATGAAATCCACACTTTGACCATCTCTAAGGGCAAGCAGTCACTGG gtattagtatcTCTGGAGGTATGGAGTCTAGAGTCCAGCCCATGATAAAGATTGAGAAAATCTTCCCAGGAGGAGCTGCATCTATGAATGAGGCTCTGAAG GCAGGGTACGAGTTGTTGTCCGTGGACGGCGAGAGTCTGCAGGGGGTGACTCATCAGCACGCGGTGGATGTAATTCGCAGAGCGTTCAGCAACAAGGCCAAAGACCCGATGGTTTTTGTGGTCAAGGTCTCCAAGGTCCCTACCACCCCCACCAGCCCCAGGAGACCTGCGGACTGA
- the lzts2a gene encoding leucine zipper putative tumor suppressor 2a produces the protein MALVQALPLTVTDHPNLGLDVQQCRPLSSHSPSGSCPGPCGPCSPGTAMGSVSSLISGRTYQERHCRAASEFTTKSRRSTPATSCFRLQDNTLRSGSSLEQLLVISNQTLPHAQVLPPPLPTKKQPRPGNSAGTGGVTVAGAIGGSTNGSSGYVSDEVVVGDWNDNVVLVAASPCSDSEDQRDNRTRNGNIGGPPPKLIPVSGQLEKNMEKVLIRPTAFKPVVPKNRHSVQYLSPRPGGGSLSESQASLNLLLPLGGSNIASGPNVIGGSSSSSTEGKRNSYSGGRNARNSQSCSMSDSGRNSLSSLPTHSSTGYSLAPSEGSSSGSGSGGQLEPVQGLGRNTSGGSGSHGHTNSDSGRSSSSKSTGSGSLSGRGQPLSDSGSCGHSPPPVEGYEAVVRELEEKLRERDLELQQLRENLDENEAAICQVYEEKQRRCEREMEELRQSCASKMKQASQKAQRAQQVLQLQVFQLQQEKKKLQEDFSSLLQDRETLERRCATIQREQTQLGPRLEETKWEVCQKSGEISLLKQQLKEIQSELSQKAGDIVMLKAQLREARSELQASQARSHEAAAAVRTRSLELEVCENELQRRKSEAELLREKVGRLEEESVRLRDTLSNHSVHSLPGNLTMKGHSMGLSLQQGRGMSGRGGPSPSLYRDADETHLVWGGESDEAKAQRQNAEAVLGLRQQVDRLKAELIYERRTSEEQLSRFETERRVWQEEKEKVIRYQKQLQQNYIQMYRRNRDLERVMRELSLELENRDMEDYEVHSGSNDIHFEEITATEI, from the exons ATGGCTCTGGTTCAGGCCCTACCTTTGACCGTGACTGACCACCCAAATCTAGGTCTTGACGTCCAGCAGTGCCGGCCACTATCATCCCACTCCCCCTCAGGCTCCTGCCCCGGCCCCTGCGGGCCTTGCAGCCCCGGGACAGCCATGGGTTCTGTCAGCAGCCTCATATCAGGCCGAACGTATCAGGAGAGACACTGCCGGGCCGCCAGCGAATTCACCACCAAGTCCCGCCGCTCCACGCCGGCTACCAGCTGCTTCCGACTCCAGGATAACACCCTCCGCAGCGGGAGCTCCCTGGAGCAGCTGCTGGTCATCAGCAACCAAACGCTTCCCCATGCCCAGGTTCTGCCTCCACCGCTGCCCACCAAGAAGCAGCCCCGGCCCGGTAACTCTGCCGGGACAGGCGGTGTAACGGTTGCTGGAGCAATAGGTGGTAGCACTAATGGGAGCTCTGGGTATGTGAGCGACGAGGTGGTGGTTGGAGACTGGAACGACAACGTGGTGCTGGTGGCTGCAAGCCCCTGCAGTGACTCGGAGGACCAAAGGGACAACAGGACTCGGAACGGCAACATTGGAGGGCCTCCTCCCAAACTCATCCCGGTGTCCGGACAGTTAGAGAAG AACATGGAGAAAGTGCTGATCCGTCCTACAGCGTTCAAACCTGTCGTTCCCAAGAATCGCCACTCCGTGCAGTACTTGTCACCGCGGCCAGGTGGCGGCAGTCTGTCAGAGAGCCAGGCCAGCCTTAACCTCCTGCTGCCCCTCGGAGGATCCAACATCGCCAGCGGCCCCAACGTCATTGGAgggagcagcagctccagcactGAAGGGAAGCGCAACTCCTACAGCGGAGGTCGCAATGCTCGGAACAGCCAGTCCTGCTCCATGTCAGATTCAGGGAGGAATTCCCTCTCCAGCCTCCCTACTCACAGCAGCACAGGCTACAGTCTGGCCCCCAGTGAAGGCTCCAGCTCCGGGTCTGGCTCCGGGGGCCAGCTGGAGCCCGTGCAAGGCCTGGGCCGAAACACTTCAGGTGGAAGTGGGAGCCATGGCCATACTAACTCAGACAGTGGGCGTTCTTCGTCCAGCAAGAGCACAGGCTCGGGGTCGCTAAGTGGGCGCGGGCAGCCCCTGTCGGACAGCGGGTCCTGTGGCCACTCGCCGCCACCCGTGGAGGGCTACGAGGCGGTGGTGAGGGAGCTGGAAGAGAAGCTGAGGGAACGAGACctggagctccagcagctccggGAAAATCTGGATGAGAATGAAGCTGCCATCTGCCAG GTGTATGAGGAGAAGCAGCGTCGCtgtgaaagagagatggaggaacTGAGACAAAGCTGTGCATCGAAGATGAAGCAGGCTTCTCAGAAGGCCCAGAGGGCGCAGCAGGTGCTACAGTTACAG GTATTTCAACTACAGCAAGAGAAAAAGAAGCTGCAGGAGgacttctcctctctgctgcaggaCAGAGAGACGCTGGAAAGGAGGTGTGCCACCATCCAGAGGGAGCAGACCCAGCTGGGGCCACGTCTGGAAGAGACAAAGTGGGAG GTGTGTCAGAAGTCAGGAGAGATCTCCCTCCTGAAGCAGCAGTTGAAGGAGATCCAGTCGGAGCTCAGCCAGAAGGCCGGAGACATCGTGATGCTGAAGGCCCAGCTGAGAGAAGCCCGCTCCGAGCTGCAAGCCAGCCAGGCTCGATCCCACGAGGCCGCGGCGGCTGTGCGGACGCGATCTCTGGAGCTGGAAGTCTGCGAGAACGAGCTCCAGAGGCGCAAGAGCGAAGCCGAGCTGCTCCGGGAAAAGGTGGGCCGTCTGGAAGAGGAGTCGGTCCGCCTCCGTGACACTCTGTCCAATCACAGTGTACACTCCCTACCTGGAAATCTAACCATGAAGGGGCACAGCATGGGCCTCTCCCTCCAGCAGGGTAGAGGCATGTCAGGAAGGGGCGGTCCCAGTCCGTCTTTGTACCGGGACGCAGATGAGACTCATCTGGTCTGGGGAGGGGAGAGTGATGAAGCCAAGGCTCAGAGGCAGAATGCAGAAGCAGTGTTGGGACTCAGACAACAG GTGGACAGGCTGAAGGCTGAACTTATATACGAGAGGAGGACTAGCGAGGAGCAACTGTCACGGTTTGAGACTGAGAGGAGGGTGTggcaggaggagaaggaaaag GTAATCCGCTACCAgaaacagctgcagcagaactACATCCAGATGTACCGTCGAAACCGGGATCTCGAGCGAGTGATGAGGGAGCTGAGTCTTGAGCTGGAGAACAGGGACATGGAGGACTATGAAGTTCACAGTGGCAGTAATGACATCCACTTTGAGGAAATTACCGCCACTGAgatctaa